Proteins from a genomic interval of Streptomyces sp. NBC_01445:
- a CDS encoding heavy-metal-associated domain-containing protein codes for MSAQTELPQIGTESTGSCCSPSGSCHSDAAGSAEGAVTTVYQVTGMTCGHCEGAVSNEISGLAGVMSVKAVASTGQVTVVSAAPLDEEEVRAAVDEAGYELAGRA; via the coding sequence ATGAGCGCCCAGACCGAGCTCCCCCAGATCGGCACCGAGTCGACCGGTTCCTGCTGCTCGCCCAGCGGTTCGTGCCACTCGGACGCCGCCGGGAGCGCCGAGGGAGCCGTCACCACCGTGTACCAGGTGACCGGCATGACCTGTGGCCACTGCGAGGGCGCGGTGTCGAACGAGATCTCTGGGCTCGCGGGCGTCATGTCGGTGAAGGCCGTGGCCTCCACGGGACAGGTGACCGTCGTCTCCGCGGCGCCCCTCGACGAGGAGGAAGTCCGGGCCGCCGTCGACGAGGCGGGCTACGAGCTGGCCGGCCGGGCCTGA
- a CDS encoding GNAT family N-acetyltransferase, with protein sequence MTQEPLAAGFSVKPVLTGEKTVLRPFTAADADAMAEIIDDPEVRHFTGDPSNELTLDFLRTWYGSRSAQPDRLDLAVTDRATGRLVGEVVLYDWDPDHRSCTFRTLVGPAGRGRGLGTEAVRLIVGHGFERLGLHRIALDLFSYNHRARRVYEKAGFVEEGVARQSVLRDGQWYDSILMSVLAPEWAEHGGRP encoded by the coding sequence ATGACCCAAGAACCCCTGGCCGCCGGCTTCTCCGTCAAGCCGGTGCTGACCGGCGAGAAGACCGTCCTGCGGCCGTTCACCGCCGCGGACGCGGACGCGATGGCCGAGATCATCGACGACCCGGAGGTACGCCACTTCACCGGGGACCCGTCGAACGAGCTCACCCTGGACTTCCTGCGCACCTGGTACGGCTCACGCTCCGCGCAGCCCGACCGCCTCGACCTCGCGGTGACCGACCGCGCCACGGGCCGACTCGTCGGTGAGGTCGTCCTGTACGACTGGGACCCGGACCACCGCAGCTGCACGTTCCGCACGCTCGTCGGCCCCGCGGGCCGCGGCCGGGGCCTCGGCACCGAGGCGGTCCGCCTCATCGTGGGCCACGGCTTCGAGCGCCTGGGCCTGCACCGCATCGCCCTGGACCTCTTCAGCTACAACCACCGTGCCCGCCGCGTCTACGAGAAGGCAGGCTTCGTCGAGGAAGGCGTGGCCCGGCAGTCGGTACTGCGCGACGGCCAGTGGTACGACTCGATACTGATGTCGGTACTGGCCCCGGAATGGGCGGAGCACGGCGGGCGGCCCTGA
- a CDS encoding helix-turn-helix transcriptional regulator: protein MTDRRLWSYKDIAAHIRVQPDTVRSYRKHGLLPPPDHVEAGKPYWYVDTVRAWVASRPRNRGLNQ, encoded by the coding sequence ATGACCGACCGAAGGCTCTGGTCGTACAAGGACATCGCCGCGCACATCCGGGTCCAGCCGGACACCGTGCGCTCGTACCGCAAGCACGGTCTGCTGCCCCCGCCGGACCACGTGGAGGCGGGAAAGCCGTACTGGTACGTGGACACCGTCCGCGCCTGGGTTGCCTCCCGCCCCCGTAACCGCGGCCTCAATCAGTGA
- the iolC gene encoding 5-dehydro-2-deoxygluconokinase: protein MQPSPGEPYDLITMGRIGVDLYPLRTGVPLAEVDTFGKFLGGSSSNVAVAAARLGCRTATVTRTGADPFGEYLHRQLREFGVDDRWVTPVPGLPTPVTFCEVFPPDDFPLYFYRLPKAPDLEIHTAELDLDALRAARVFWMTGTGLSEEPSRSATLAALAHRAKAGITVFDLDWRPALWGDSAWEDPEQARPHYAEALRHATVAVGNVDEVEIATGEREPTAAARALLDAGVRLAVVKQGPKGVLAMSEDGECAEVPPLPVDVLNGLGAGDAFGGALCHGLLAGWELEKVMRYANAAGAIVASRLECSSAMPTPEEVEAALTAGEVR from the coding sequence ATGCAGCCCAGTCCCGGCGAGCCGTACGACCTCATCACGATGGGCCGGATCGGCGTGGACCTCTATCCGTTGCGGACGGGCGTGCCGCTGGCGGAGGTGGACACGTTCGGCAAGTTCCTGGGCGGCTCCTCGTCGAACGTCGCGGTGGCGGCGGCCCGGCTCGGGTGCCGCACGGCGACGGTCACCCGCACCGGGGCGGACCCCTTCGGGGAGTATCTGCACCGCCAACTGCGGGAGTTCGGCGTCGACGACCGCTGGGTCACGCCCGTGCCGGGCCTGCCGACGCCCGTCACCTTCTGCGAGGTCTTCCCGCCGGACGACTTCCCCCTCTACTTCTACCGCCTGCCCAAGGCGCCCGATCTGGAGATCCACACCGCCGAACTCGACCTGGACGCCCTCAGGGCGGCCCGGGTGTTCTGGATGACGGGGACCGGGCTGAGCGAGGAGCCGAGCCGCTCGGCGACTCTGGCCGCGCTGGCGCACCGGGCGAAGGCGGGCATCACCGTCTTCGACCTCGACTGGCGGCCGGCGCTCTGGGGAGATTCGGCCTGGGAGGACCCGGAACAGGCGAGGCCTCACTACGCCGAGGCCCTGCGGCACGCGACCGTCGCCGTCGGCAACGTCGACGAGGTCGAGATCGCCACCGGCGAGCGCGAACCGACCGCTGCGGCCCGGGCGCTGCTCGACGCCGGGGTGCGCCTCGCCGTCGTCAAGCAAGGACCCAAGGGCGTACTCGCCATGAGTGAGGACGGCGAGTGCGCGGAGGTGCCGCCGCTGCCCGTCGACGTCCTCAACGGGCTGGGCGCGGGCGACGCGTTCGGTGGTGCCCTGTGCCACGGACTGCTCGCCGGCTGGGAGTTGGAGAAGGTCATGCGGTACGCGAACGCGGCGGGCGCGATCGTCGCGTCCCGCCTCGAATGCTCGTCGGCGATGCCCACCCCCGAAGAGGTAGAGGCCGCACTCACGGCGGGAGAGGTCCGATGA
- a CDS encoding Cgl0159 family (beta/alpha)8-fold protein translates to MSRAGKVGGSSPGHVPERSGRGASVDPLKLVRLRAHHPEAVAEAAARRARRPLITHDAGRLLIVAADHPARGALAVGERPFAMADRADLLGRLCLALSRPRVDGVLATADILDDLLLLGALDGKVVLGSMNRGGLAGASFELDDRFTGHRPADLHRLRFDAGKLLLRIDYDDPGSLRTMESAARAVDEMAELRLPVFVEPFLCHRDPARGTLRSDLSAEAVTTSIAIASGLGGSSAYTWLKVPVTDNPDDMARVMETSTLPAVLLGGDVGDDQDAAYEKWRHALQLPTVQGLVVGRSLLYPADGDVAGAVDTAASLL, encoded by the coding sequence ATGAGCCGGGCGGGCAAGGTCGGCGGAAGCAGCCCGGGACACGTTCCCGAGCGGAGCGGCCGGGGCGCGAGCGTCGATCCCCTGAAGCTGGTGCGGCTGCGGGCCCACCATCCCGAGGCCGTCGCCGAGGCGGCGGCGCGGCGGGCGCGCAGGCCGCTGATCACGCACGACGCCGGGCGCCTCCTGATCGTCGCCGCCGACCACCCCGCGCGCGGCGCCCTCGCCGTGGGGGAGCGGCCCTTCGCCATGGCCGACCGCGCCGACCTCCTCGGACGGCTCTGCCTCGCCCTGTCGCGGCCCCGCGTCGACGGGGTGCTCGCCACCGCCGACATCCTCGACGACCTGCTCCTGCTGGGCGCGCTCGACGGCAAGGTCGTCCTCGGCTCGATGAACCGCGGCGGGCTCGCCGGGGCCTCCTTCGAACTCGACGACCGGTTCACCGGACACCGGCCCGCGGACCTGCACCGGCTGCGGTTCGACGCAGGCAAGCTGCTCCTCCGTATCGACTACGACGACCCGGGCTCGCTGCGCACCATGGAGTCCGCGGCCCGCGCCGTCGACGAGATGGCGGAGCTTCGCCTGCCCGTGTTCGTCGAGCCGTTCCTGTGCCACCGCGACCCCGCGCGCGGGACCCTGCGCAGCGACCTGAGCGCGGAGGCCGTCACCACGTCCATCGCCATCGCCTCCGGCCTCGGCGGCAGCTCCGCCTACACCTGGCTCAAGGTGCCCGTCACCGACAACCCCGACGACATGGCGCGCGTCATGGAGACCTCGACGCTGCCCGCGGTGCTGCTCGGCGGCGATGTGGGGGACGACCAGGACGCGGCGTACGAGAAGTGGCGGCACGCACTCCAACTGCCCACCGTGCAGGGGCTGGTGGTGGGGCGCTCGCTGCTCTACCCGGCCGACGGCGATGTGGCGGGCGCGGTCGACACCGCCGCGTCGCTGCTGTAG
- a CDS encoding zinc-dependent alcohol dehydrogenase family protein has protein sequence MRAVVFEKFGERAEVREVPDPVPAPHGVVVRVEATGLCRSDWHGWMGHDPDIRLPHVPGHELAGVIEAVGADVPDRRPGDRVTVPFVCACGTCASCAAGDHQVCERQTQPGFTHWGSFAEYVALDHAAVNLVDVPDELSFATAAGLGCRFATAFRAVVAQGRVAAGEWVAVHGCGGVGLSAVMIAAASGARVVAVDVSPAALDLARTFGAAHCLNASEVPDAAAAVRELTGGGAHLSLDALGSPVTCAASVGGLRRRGRHVQVGLLPQDPIVPMSRVIGLELELLGSHGMAAHAYPQMLEMVRAGVLRPDLLVTSTITLDAAPAALEAMGTTPGAGVTIIEPWA, from the coding sequence ATGCGGGCTGTGGTGTTCGAGAAGTTCGGGGAGCGAGCCGAGGTCCGGGAGGTGCCTGATCCGGTGCCCGCGCCGCACGGCGTCGTCGTACGGGTCGAGGCGACGGGCCTGTGCCGCAGCGACTGGCACGGCTGGATGGGCCACGACCCGGACATCCGGCTGCCGCACGTCCCCGGGCACGAACTCGCCGGAGTGATCGAGGCGGTGGGCGCCGACGTGCCGGACCGGCGGCCGGGCGACCGGGTCACCGTCCCGTTCGTGTGCGCCTGCGGCACCTGCGCGTCCTGCGCGGCCGGGGACCACCAGGTGTGCGAGCGCCAGACCCAGCCCGGCTTCACGCACTGGGGCTCCTTCGCCGAGTACGTCGCCCTGGACCACGCCGCCGTGAACCTGGTGGACGTACCGGACGAGCTGTCGTTCGCGACGGCGGCGGGGCTCGGCTGCCGGTTCGCGACCGCGTTCCGCGCCGTCGTCGCGCAGGGCCGGGTGGCCGCCGGTGAGTGGGTCGCCGTGCACGGGTGCGGAGGCGTCGGCCTGTCCGCCGTGATGATCGCGGCGGCGAGCGGGGCGCGGGTCGTCGCGGTCGACGTCTCGCCCGCCGCTCTGGACCTCGCCCGCACCTTCGGCGCCGCCCACTGCCTGAACGCCTCCGAGGTGCCCGATGCGGCCGCCGCCGTACGGGAGTTGACCGGCGGTGGCGCGCACCTGTCGCTCGACGCGCTCGGCTCACCGGTCACGTGCGCCGCCTCGGTGGGCGGCCTGCGGCGCCGGGGCCGCCATGTGCAGGTCGGCCTGCTGCCGCAGGACCCGATCGTGCCCATGAGCCGGGTGATCGGCCTCGAACTCGAACTCCTCGGCAGCCACGGAATGGCCGCGCACGCCTATCCGCAGATGCTGGAGATGGTCCGCGCCGGGGTACTGCGCCCGGACCTCCTGGTCACCTCCACGATCACCCTGGACGCGGCACCCGCGGCGCTCGAAGCGATGGGCACGACGCCGGGCGCGGGCGTGACGATCATCGAGCCGTGGGCCTGA
- a CDS encoding PrsW family intramembrane metalloprotease, giving the protein MTQAQPPGAPRARIPGPKRPPSSVPQIRAGLWKHWLWGGLALWTLTAVVTFATRNTTPLPTLILLGSFLAPGTFVLWAYERHARDLGVSLMLGCFAAGGALGVLGASVMEYDLLHPSLWMSVGVGLTEEAVKLAALMYVLRTQPRVRGLRAGLVLGASVGFGFAAFESAGHTFDAAVGTQSIDLRSLLETEVLRGLLAPFGHGLWTAISGAVLLAFRRPNGRYRFAAPVVLTYAGVSLLHALWDSMHGIAIWTVARLTDTDLPLTLFTEGYIPQPTGTQKHLFTLFSVGGLVIISLAGIAWVRSLAHREPPWRNTP; this is encoded by the coding sequence GTGACTCAAGCACAGCCGCCCGGCGCACCCCGAGCCCGCATCCCCGGTCCCAAGCGGCCCCCGTCGTCCGTGCCGCAGATCCGGGCGGGCCTGTGGAAGCACTGGCTGTGGGGCGGACTCGCCCTGTGGACCCTGACCGCCGTCGTCACGTTCGCGACCAGGAACACGACGCCGCTGCCGACGCTGATCCTGCTCGGCAGCTTCCTCGCCCCGGGCACCTTCGTGCTGTGGGCGTACGAGCGCCACGCCCGCGACCTGGGCGTGAGCCTGATGCTCGGCTGCTTCGCCGCCGGCGGCGCCCTCGGGGTGCTCGGCGCCTCGGTCATGGAGTACGACCTGCTGCACCCCTCGCTGTGGATGTCCGTCGGGGTCGGCCTGACAGAGGAGGCGGTCAAGCTCGCCGCCCTGATGTACGTGCTGCGCACACAGCCCCGGGTGCGCGGGCTGCGGGCGGGGCTCGTCCTCGGCGCGTCCGTCGGGTTCGGCTTCGCGGCCTTCGAGAGCGCGGGCCACACGTTCGACGCGGCCGTCGGCACGCAGAGCATCGACCTGCGCTCACTCCTGGAGACGGAGGTACTGCGCGGACTGCTCGCACCGTTCGGGCACGGCCTGTGGACGGCGATCTCCGGCGCCGTCCTGCTGGCCTTCCGCAGGCCGAACGGGCGCTATCGCTTCGCGGCGCCGGTGGTGCTCACGTATGCGGGCGTCTCCTTGCTGCACGCTCTGTGGGACTCCATGCACGGCATCGCGATCTGGACAGTCGCCCGGCTCACCGACACGGACCTGCCCCTCACGCTCTTCACCGAGGGCTACATCCCGCAGCCGACCGGCACCCAGAAGCACCTCTTCACGCTCTTCTCGGTGGGCGGACTCGTGATCATCTCGCTCGCGGGAATCGCCTGGGTACGTTCGCTCGCCCACCGGGAGCCCCCTTGGAGAAATACCCCCTAG
- a CDS encoding heavy metal translocating P-type ATPase, whose protein sequence is MTTPTDTTAGPLSEVELAVGGMTCASCSARIEKKLNRLDGVTATVNLATEKARVAYAPGVEVADLVATVRKLGYTAEPVLREEPVVREEPVAPEGAVEATADGHPGGAGDVTPVEVRTETRSGTGAEPDPTAPLRRRLVVCALLSLPVVLLAMAPALQFDNWQWLSLTLAAPVAVWGGLPFHSAAWTNARHGAATMDTLVSVGTLAAFGWSLWALFLGDAGMSGMRHGFTFAVDRTDSSSTIYLEVAAGVVTLILLGRYLEARSKRRAGTALRALLELGAKDVAVLDSSGAEVRVPVGRLRPGDRFVVRPGEKIATDGTVVEGTSAVDAALLTGESMPMDVTVGDAVTGATVNAGGRLVVEATRVGADTQLARMARLVEDAQTGKAEVQRLADRIAGVFVPVVFVIALGTFAGWLLATGEVTAAFTSAVAVLIIACPCSLGLATPTALMVGTGRGAQLGILIKGPEVLENTRRVDTVVLDKTGTVTTGRMTLQDAYTAEGVEEKTLLRLAGAVEHASEHPVARAVAEGAADRAGALPAVSRFTALAGLGVRGVVDRHDVLVGRERLLAEHGITLPPALAAAKTAAEASGRTAVAVAWDGVARGVITVADTVRPTSARAVAELRALGLTPMLLTGDNRIVAESVARAVGIAEDAVYAEVLPQDKVDVVRRLKAEGRTVAMVGDGVNDAAALATADLGLAMGTGTDAAIEAGDLTLVRADLRVAADAIRLSRRTLATVKGNLFWAFGYNVAALPLAAAGFLNPMIAGAAMAFSSVFVVTNSLRLRTFS, encoded by the coding sequence ATGACCACGCCCACGGACACCACGGCCGGGCCGCTCTCCGAGGTGGAGCTCGCCGTCGGCGGGATGACCTGCGCCTCCTGCTCGGCTCGTATCGAGAAGAAGCTCAACCGCCTCGACGGCGTGACGGCGACGGTCAATCTCGCGACCGAGAAGGCGAGGGTCGCGTACGCGCCCGGGGTCGAGGTCGCCGACCTGGTCGCGACGGTGCGGAAGCTCGGGTACACGGCGGAGCCGGTGCTCCGGGAGGAGCCGGTCGTCCGTGAGGAGCCGGTCGCCCCTGAGGGGGCGGTAGAAGCCACTGCGGACGGTCATCCGGGCGGGGCCGGCGATGTGACCCCGGTCGAGGTCCGCACGGAAACCAGGAGCGGAACCGGCGCCGAACCCGACCCCACCGCCCCGCTGCGCCGGCGCCTCGTCGTCTGCGCGCTTCTCTCCCTGCCCGTCGTCCTGCTGGCGATGGCGCCCGCCCTCCAGTTCGACAACTGGCAGTGGCTCTCCCTCACCCTCGCCGCCCCGGTCGCCGTCTGGGGCGGGCTCCCCTTCCACAGCGCCGCCTGGACCAACGCGCGGCACGGCGCGGCCACCATGGACACGCTCGTCTCCGTGGGGACGCTCGCCGCGTTCGGCTGGTCACTGTGGGCCCTGTTCCTCGGCGACGCCGGGATGAGCGGGATGCGGCACGGATTCACGTTCGCCGTCGACCGCACCGACTCCTCCTCCACCATCTACCTCGAAGTCGCCGCGGGCGTCGTCACCCTGATCCTGCTCGGCCGCTATCTGGAGGCCCGCTCCAAGCGCCGCGCCGGCACCGCCCTGCGCGCCCTGCTCGAACTCGGAGCCAAGGACGTCGCCGTACTGGACTCCTCGGGCGCGGAAGTGCGCGTACCGGTCGGGCGGCTGAGGCCCGGCGACCGGTTCGTCGTGCGGCCCGGCGAGAAGATCGCGACCGACGGCACGGTCGTCGAGGGCACCTCAGCCGTCGACGCCGCCCTGCTCACCGGCGAGTCCATGCCCATGGACGTGACCGTCGGCGACGCCGTGACCGGCGCGACAGTGAACGCGGGCGGGCGGCTCGTCGTCGAGGCGACCCGCGTCGGCGCCGACACCCAGCTCGCCCGCATGGCGCGCCTCGTCGAGGACGCGCAGACCGGCAAGGCCGAGGTGCAGCGCCTCGCCGACCGGATCGCCGGCGTGTTCGTGCCGGTGGTGTTCGTCATCGCGCTCGGCACGTTCGCCGGGTGGCTGCTCGCCACCGGTGAGGTGACCGCCGCGTTCACCTCGGCCGTCGCCGTCCTGATCATCGCCTGCCCCTGCTCGCTCGGCCTCGCGACCCCGACCGCGCTCATGGTCGGCACCGGCCGCGGCGCCCAGCTCGGCATCCTCATCAAGGGGCCCGAGGTCCTGGAGAACACACGCCGCGTCGACACCGTCGTACTCGACAAGACCGGCACGGTGACGACCGGCCGGATGACGCTCCAGGACGCGTACACCGCCGAGGGCGTCGAGGAGAAGACGCTGCTGCGGCTGGCCGGGGCCGTGGAGCACGCCTCCGAGCACCCCGTCGCCCGTGCCGTCGCGGAAGGCGCCGCCGACCGGGCCGGAGCGCTGCCCGCCGTCAGCCGCTTCACCGCGCTCGCCGGGCTCGGCGTCCGCGGCGTGGTGGACCGGCACGACGTGCTCGTCGGCCGGGAGCGGCTCCTCGCCGAGCACGGGATCACCCTGCCGCCCGCGCTCGCCGCCGCCAAGACCGCCGCCGAGGCCTCGGGCCGTACCGCCGTCGCCGTGGCGTGGGACGGGGTGGCACGGGGTGTCATCACGGTCGCCGACACGGTCCGCCCGACGAGCGCCCGGGCCGTCGCGGAACTGCGCGCGCTGGGCCTCACGCCGATGCTCCTGACCGGCGACAACCGGATCGTCGCCGAGTCCGTGGCGCGGGCCGTCGGGATCGCCGAGGACGCCGTGTACGCGGAGGTCCTGCCGCAGGACAAGGTCGACGTGGTCCGGCGCCTGAAGGCCGAGGGGCGCACCGTCGCCATGGTCGGTGACGGCGTCAACGACGCCGCGGCGCTCGCCACCGCCGACCTGGGGCTCGCGATGGGCACCGGCACGGACGCCGCGATCGAGGCGGGCGACCTGACGCTGGTGCGCGCGGACCTGCGCGTGGCCGCCGACGCGATCCGGCTCTCCCGCCGCACCCTCGCGACCGTCAAGGGCAACCTCTTCTGGGCGTTCGGCTACAACGTGGCCGCGCTGCCGCTGGCCGCCGCGGGGTTCCTGAACCCGATGATCGCGGGCGCCGCGATGGCGTTCTCGTCGGTCTTCGTGGTGACGAACAGCCTCCGGCTGCGGACGTTTTCCTGA
- a CDS encoding sugar phosphate isomerase/epimerase family protein yields the protein MTTMSPRIRIGSAPDSWGVWFPDDPRQVPWRRFLDEVAEAGYEWIELGPYGYLPTDPAVLAEETGRRGLKVSAGTVFTGLHRGPGVWDATWEHVSAIADLTRAAGAGHLVVIPAFWRDDKTGEVIEDSSLTAAQWRDLTTQTERLAHEVRERYGLRTVVHPHADTHIDSEENVARFLDSTDQDLVSLCLDTGHYAYCGGDSVKLIETYGERIGYLHLKQVDPAVLAEVRAGGIPFGPAVARGVMCEPPAGEPALEPVIAAAQRLDVDLFAIVEQDMYPCEPDRPLPIARRTRGYLRSCGV from the coding sequence ATGACGACGATGTCACCCCGCATCCGCATCGGCTCGGCACCCGACTCCTGGGGCGTCTGGTTCCCCGACGACCCCCGCCAAGTCCCCTGGCGGCGCTTCCTCGACGAGGTGGCCGAAGCGGGCTACGAGTGGATCGAGCTCGGCCCGTACGGCTATCTGCCCACGGACCCGGCCGTGCTCGCCGAGGAGACGGGACGGCGCGGCCTGAAGGTCTCGGCGGGCACCGTCTTCACGGGCCTGCACCGCGGCCCCGGCGTCTGGGACGCGACATGGGAGCACGTCTCGGCCATCGCCGACCTCACGCGCGCGGCCGGCGCCGGGCATCTCGTCGTCATCCCCGCGTTCTGGCGCGACGACAAGACGGGCGAGGTCATCGAGGACTCCTCGCTCACCGCGGCGCAGTGGCGCGACCTGACCACGCAGACCGAGCGGCTCGCCCACGAGGTCCGCGAGCGGTACGGCCTGCGGACCGTCGTCCACCCGCACGCCGACACGCACATCGACTCCGAGGAGAACGTCGCCCGCTTCCTCGACTCCACGGACCAGGACCTCGTCTCGCTCTGCCTCGACACGGGCCACTACGCGTACTGCGGGGGCGACAGCGTCAAGCTCATCGAGACGTACGGCGAGCGCATCGGCTACCTCCACCTCAAGCAGGTCGACCCGGCCGTGCTCGCCGAGGTCCGCGCGGGCGGGATCCCGTTCGGGCCCGCCGTGGCGCGCGGCGTGATGTGCGAACCCCCGGCCGGGGAGCCCGCGTTGGAGCCCGTCATCGCGGCGGCCCAGCGTCTGGACGTCGATCTCTTCGCGATCGTCGAGCAGGACATGTACCCGTGCGAGCCGGACCGCCCGCTGCCCATCGCCCGCCGCACCAGGGGTTATCTGAGGTCGTGCGGGGTGTAG
- the iolB gene encoding 5-deoxy-glucuronate isomerase — protein MNPYLPRGSAADGPYALAVGPERAGWSRAGLRVIELGPGQTHDLDTGESEWIVLPLTGGCTVRTEGRIIELLGRESVFGEVSDFAYVPRDAHAQIASGAGGRFALAGAKCERQLPARYGPAPEVPVEHRGSGTSARQVRNFASADAFECDQLIAVEVITPGGNWSSYPPHKHDEHRPGVETELEEIYYFEIEGPGGYGYQRVSPSRPGGTDLLAEVRTGDAVLVPDGWHGPSIAQPGHTMYYLNVMAGPGEEREWRICFHPDHLTEGYR, from the coding sequence ATGAACCCGTACCTGCCCCGGGGGAGCGCCGCCGACGGGCCCTACGCCCTGGCCGTCGGCCCCGAGCGGGCCGGCTGGTCCCGTGCGGGGCTGCGAGTGATCGAACTGGGGCCCGGACAAACGCACGATCTGGACACCGGCGAGAGTGAATGGATCGTGCTGCCCCTGACAGGTGGTTGCACGGTGCGCACGGAAGGCCGGATCATCGAACTGCTGGGCCGGGAGAGCGTGTTCGGCGAGGTCAGCGACTTCGCGTACGTGCCCCGCGACGCCCATGCGCAGATCGCCTCCGGCGCGGGAGGCCGCTTCGCCCTGGCAGGAGCGAAGTGCGAGCGTCAGCTCCCCGCCCGCTACGGCCCCGCGCCGGAGGTTCCCGTCGAGCACCGAGGCTCCGGCACCAGCGCCCGCCAGGTGCGCAACTTCGCGTCCGCCGACGCCTTCGAGTGCGACCAGCTCATCGCCGTAGAGGTGATCACGCCCGGCGGCAACTGGTCCTCGTACCCGCCCCACAAGCACGACGAGCACCGGCCGGGCGTCGAGACCGAGCTGGAGGAGATCTACTACTTCGAGATCGAGGGACCCGGCGGGTACGGCTACCAGCGCGTCTCGCCGTCCAGGCCCGGCGGCACCGACCTGCTCGCCGAGGTCCGTACGGGCGACGCGGTCCTCGTCCCGGACGGGTGGCACGGCCCGTCGATCGCGCAGCCGGGACACACGATGTACTACCTGAACGTGATGGCGGGACCGGGCGAGGAACGGGAGTGGCGGATCTGCTTCCACCCCGATCACCTGACGGAGGGATACCGATGA